One window from the genome of Roseomonas haemaphysalidis encodes:
- the secD gene encoding protein translocase subunit SecD, protein MLYFARWKVAAILGVILLGVLLALPNLFPRSAIPSWLPARQISLGLDLRGGSYLLLEVDLNAVVRERLESLADAARTRLRTANVGYTNLSAQPEQRQLSLRLRDPGQAEAALAALRELSNPVPTGGGATAADLELASSNGLITATLSEAALRARASGAVEQSVEIVRRRIDESGTSEALIARQGSSRILVQLPGVEDPQRIKDLLGRTARMTFRLLDENANLQAATPPPGVEFLDGEQPGQRYPVRRRIEVDGANLSDARTGQNPQTGEWVVNFTFDSVGTRRFAEVTRQNVGRPFAVVLDNKVITAPVIREPITGGNGQISGSFNAASANDLAVLLRAGALPAPLTVVEERTVGPELGADAIRAGLLSLAIGASFVFLYMGLAYGLLGWLANIALFVNLILMAAALSVLEATLTLPGIAGVVLTLGTALDANILINERIREETRAGRPPASALEAGFTKASGTILDSNLTNLIAMACLYGFGSGPVRGFAITVAIGTIVQMWTATTLVRLFVSWWYRSRRPRVLPV, encoded by the coding sequence ATGCTGTACTTCGCGCGGTGGAAGGTCGCCGCCATTCTGGGCGTGATCCTGTTGGGGGTGCTGCTGGCCCTGCCCAACCTGTTTCCGCGGTCCGCCATTCCCTCCTGGCTGCCGGCGCGGCAGATCTCGTTGGGCCTCGACCTGCGCGGCGGCTCCTATCTGTTGCTGGAGGTCGACCTCAACGCGGTGGTGCGGGAGCGGCTGGAAAGCCTCGCGGACGCCGCCCGCACCCGGCTGCGCACCGCCAATGTCGGCTACACCAACCTGTCCGCCCAGCCCGAGCAGCGGCAGCTGTCCTTGCGCCTGCGCGATCCGGGGCAAGCCGAGGCCGCCCTGGCGGCGCTGCGCGAATTGTCCAACCCGGTGCCCACCGGCGGCGGCGCCACGGCGGCCGATCTGGAGCTGGCGTCCAGCAACGGGCTGATCACCGCGACGCTGAGCGAGGCGGCACTGCGCGCCCGCGCCTCGGGCGCCGTGGAGCAGTCGGTCGAGATCGTCCGGCGCCGCATCGACGAAAGCGGCACCTCTGAGGCGCTGATCGCCCGCCAGGGTTCCAGCCGCATCCTGGTGCAGTTGCCCGGCGTCGAGGACCCGCAGCGGATCAAGGACCTGCTGGGCCGCACCGCCCGCATGACCTTTCGCCTGCTGGACGAGAACGCCAACCTCCAGGCTGCCACCCCGCCCCCCGGCGTCGAGTTCCTGGATGGCGAGCAGCCGGGCCAGCGCTACCCGGTCCGCCGCCGCATCGAGGTGGACGGCGCCAACCTGTCCGACGCCCGCACCGGCCAGAACCCGCAAACCGGCGAATGGGTGGTGAACTTCACCTTCGACAGCGTCGGCACCCGCCGCTTCGCGGAGGTCACGCGCCAGAACGTCGGCCGCCCCTTCGCGGTGGTGCTGGATAACAAGGTGATCACCGCGCCGGTGATCCGCGAGCCGATCACCGGCGGCAATGGCCAGATCAGCGGCAGCTTCAACGCCGCATCGGCCAACGACCTGGCGGTGCTGCTGCGCGCCGGCGCCCTGCCCGCGCCGCTGACGGTGGTGGAGGAGCGCACGGTCGGCCCCGAACTGGGGGCGGACGCCATCCGCGCCGGCCTGCTGAGCCTGGCGATCGGCGCTTCCTTCGTGTTCCTATACATGGGACTGGCCTATGGCCTGCTGGGCTGGCTGGCGAACATCGCGCTGTTCGTGAACCTGATCCTGATGGCCGCCGCCCTGTCTGTCCTGGAAGCGACGCTGACCCTGCCGGGCATCGCCGGCGTGGTGCTGACGCTGGGCACCGCGCTGGACGCCAACATCCTGATCAACGAGCGCATCCGTGAGGAAACGCGCGCCGGGCGGCCACCCGCCAGCGCGCTTGAGGCCGGCTTCACCAAGGCATCCGGCACCATCCTAGACAGCAACCTGACCAACCTCATCGCCATGGCGTGCCTGTACGGCTTCGGCTCCGGCCCGGTGCGCGGCTTCGCCATCACCGTGGCCATCGGCACCATCGTGCAGATGTGGACGGCCACCACGCTGGTGCGTTTGTTCGTGTCCTGGTGGTACCGTTCGCGCCGTCCGCGCGTGCTGCCGGTTTAA
- the secF gene encoding protein translocase subunit SecF has protein sequence MFLSRPLFRLVPDDTKIPFMRGGKVGIAFSIFLSVASVILAFYPGLEKGVDFRGGIVMEVRTPEPANLGALRGATGGLGLGDVGLQQFGDANSVLLRLPVQGDEAATQNAVNSVRSALESVAPGTRILRTEAVGNRVSGELFLGSLIALGVSMLAMMIYIWVRFEWQFAVGAIATLLLETTKVIGFLAITRIEFNLTTVAAVLTIIGFSVNDKVVVYDRMRENLRKFKTMPLRALIDRSINETLNRTLGTSMTLLLSALPLAIFGGDALAGFAITMVFGIIASASSSIFIAAPILLFLGENRLRRGTEAPAVAPARPAR, from the coding sequence ATGTTCCTTTCGCGCCCCCTGTTCCGGCTGGTGCCGGACGACACCAAGATCCCCTTCATGAGGGGCGGCAAGGTCGGCATCGCCTTTTCGATCTTCCTGTCCGTCGCTTCCGTGATCCTGGCCTTCTATCCGGGCCTGGAGAAGGGCGTGGACTTCCGCGGCGGCATTGTCATGGAGGTCCGGACCCCGGAACCCGCCAACCTCGGCGCGCTGCGCGGCGCGACGGGCGGGCTGGGGCTCGGCGACGTGGGCCTGCAGCAGTTCGGTGACGCCAACTCGGTGCTGCTGCGCCTGCCGGTGCAGGGCGACGAGGCAGCGACGCAGAACGCGGTCAACAGCGTCCGTTCCGCGCTGGAAAGCGTGGCCCCCGGCACCCGCATCCTGCGGACCGAGGCGGTCGGCAACCGCGTGTCGGGCGAGTTGTTCCTCGGCAGCCTGATCGCGCTTGGCGTCTCGATGCTGGCGATGATGATCTACATCTGGGTGCGCTTCGAATGGCAGTTCGCCGTGGGTGCCATTGCGACCCTGCTGCTGGAAACCACCAAGGTCATCGGCTTCCTCGCCATCACGCGCATCGAGTTCAACCTGACCACGGTGGCCGCCGTGCTGACCATCATTGGCTTTTCCGTCAATGACAAGGTCGTGGTCTACGACCGGATGCGCGAGAACCTGCGCAAGTTCAAGACCATGCCGCTGCGCGCGCTGATCGACCGTTCGATCAACGAAACGCTGAACCGCACGCTCGGCACGTCCATGACGCTGCTGCTGTCCGCCCTGCCGCTGGCCATCTTCGGCGGCGACGCCCTGGCGGGCTTTGCCATCACCATGGTCTTCGGCATCATCGCTTCCGCCTCGTCCTCGATCTTCATCGCGGCGCCGATCCTGTTGTTCCTGGGAGAAAACCGCCTCCGCAGGGGGACGGAAGCGCCGGCTGTGGCCCCTGCCCGCCCGGCACGTTAA